From a single Pempheris klunzingeri isolate RE-2024b chromosome 2, fPemKlu1.hap1, whole genome shotgun sequence genomic region:
- the rereb gene encoding arginine-glutamic acid dipeptide repeats protein isoform X2: MDDLFSPRRSLNSTQGEIRVGPSHQAKLPELQPRPAPALQSQTESEELMWTPGVNDCDLLMYLRAARSMAAFAGMCDGGSTEDGCLAASRDDTTLNALNMLHASHYDAAKALQRLVKKPLPKLIEKCWSEDDVKRFIKGLRQYGKNFFRIRKDFLPSKKTGELITFYYHWKKTPEAAGTRAYRQQRRQPSSRKAKTRSVAAPVNTPSRNYSVDASSASEDDLDSEDSEQEIKSCSHCGTTTSKDWHQGGRDNPLLCTTCRTYENKHGCLPPAPKSASASFMFKPVKEEEEVNSKHGMRTRRSRAPLSSLRSGHRRLTGSPTSEDQQSSNQPSLSGATSLRSSSTDNKNESSRKTNKKIKEEVTSPKTTKRVRESPAQEPDEPEKVTAKRPKTQDPQGSRSEGEAEVEEESSSESRSAQDDGSSDTKDIDQDNRSSSPSIPSPQQGNESDSDSSAQPNGVPSEPVAPAAVLADTPVPQALPSQGPPITPQPMQSTAPADPAQSPPPPSPDPPQPAAGPSAATAGSNSRAQPGSHSLPGPPPPPSALGQESPLSPAFQGLPALNSVQPLQPHGPSPQAPQRPPPFFRESQLPQPPLSGPQIKPPPTTPIPPSHKQMPHQSATPFPQMPSNLPPPPALKPLNSLPNQHPPGAPPPPLQLMPQPLPMQSLPTQLPVIAQVQTHPGKSMTSSHPPAAASHPLTSVTSSAIGPVPSLQPSFPPLPLRPSPSTTAGGPQIQIKEEPLDEIEEAESPPSPPRSPSPEPTVINMASHASQSARFIKHLDRGYNSCARTDLFFTPLSASKLAKKREEAIEKSRREAELSARQEREREKDREREREREADRSARASSSSHDSRMSEAQMAAQGHGRPSFEQPPTTVAAVPPYIGPDTPALRTLSEYARPHVMSPTNRNHPFYVSLGPGDPLLAYHMPGLYSAEPSLRERELRNLRERELRERMKPGFEMKPPDLETLHPSANPMEHFARHGAIGLPHIPGPPHPFATFHPGLNHLERERMAMAGPQMRPELSYAERLTAERLHAERMASVATDPAARLQMLNVTPHHHQHSHIHSHLHLHQQDPLGQVCDLCLHAGSSPHPLVDPLATGPRLARFPFPGGPIPNPLLSDLPHDHEMLRHPLFGAAYPRELQGPIPQMSAAHQLQAMHAQSAELQRMAMEQQWLHGHHLHGGPLPSQEDYYSRLKKEGDKPS, from the exons ATGGACGACCTGTTCAGTCCGCGGAG gagCCTGAACAGCACTCAGGGCGAGATAAGAGTGGGACCAAGTCATCAG GCCAAACTACCAGAGTTGCAGCCGCGGCCTGCACCTGCTTTACAGTCtcagacagagagtgaggaaCTGATGTGGACGCCCGGGGTCAATGACTGTGACCTCCTCATGTACCTCAGAGCTGCCAG gagCATGGCAGCGTTTGCAGGCATGTGTGATGGTGGCTCCACAGAGGATGGATGCTTAGCAGCCTCCCGTGATGATACCACACTCAACGCTCTCAACATG CTTCATGCAAGTCATTATGATGCAGCGAAAGCTCTCCAGCGTCTGGTGAAGAAGCCCCTGCCGAAGCTTATTGAGAAATGCTGGTCAGAGGATGATGTG AAACGCTTCATAAAAGGGCTGAGACAGTATGGGAAGAATTTCTTCCGCATCCGGAAAGACTTTCTACCCAGCAAAAAGACG GGGGAGCTGATCACCTTCTATTACCACTGGAAGAAAACACCCGAGGCCGCGGGAACAAGAGCTTATCGACAGCAACGCAGACAGCCGTCCTCTCGCAAAGCCAAGACTCGCTCTGTGGCAGCTCCTGTCAACACCCCATCGCGAAATTATTCAG TGGATGCAAGTTCTGCTAGTGAGGATGATCTTGACAGTGAAGACAGTGAGCAGGAAATCAAGAGTTGCAGCCACTGTGGTACAACAA CTTCTAAGGATTGGCACCAGGGGGGAAGAGACAACCCTTTGCTGTGCACGACTTGTCGCacatatgaaaacaaacatggatgtTTGCCACCAGCTCCAAAATCTGCAAGCGCTTCATTCATGTTTAAACCtgtaaaagaggaagaagaggtgaaCAGCAAGCATGGCATGAGGACACGGCGAAGCAGAGCACCT ctgtCATCTTTAAGAAGTGGCCACAGGAGGCTCACAGGCTCCCCGACCAGTGAGGATCAGCAGTCCAGTAACCAGCCATCCCTGAGCGGAGCAACTTCTTTGAGATCATCTTCCACAGATAATAAGAATGAATCCAGCAGGAAGACAAACAAG AAGATAAAAGAGGAGGTAACGTCACCAAAGACAACAAAGCGTGTGCGGGAGAGTCCAGCTCAGGAGCCAGACGAGCCTGAAAAAGTTACAGCTAAAAGGCCGAAGACACAG GATCCGCAGGGCTCCCGGTCAGAGGGAGAGGCTGAGGTAGAGGAGGAAAGCTCTTCAGAAAGCCGCAGTGCTCAAGACGATGGCAGCAGTGACACCAAAGACATCGATCAAGACAACCGCAGCTCCTCTCCCAGCATTCCCAGCCCCCAACAGGGCAACGAGAGCGACTCTGACTCCTCTGCCCAGCCAAACGGCGTCCCATCAGAGCCTgttgctcctgctgctgtgctggcTGACACACCAGTCCCACAGGCCCTCCCCTCTCAGGGCCCTCCCATCACTCCTCAGCCAATGCAAAGCACCGCCCCCGCTGATCCTGCTCagagcccccctcctccttctccagaCCCCCCTCAGCCAGCTGCTGGTCCGTCAGCTGCCACAGCGGGCTCAAACAGCCGAGCACAGCCCGGCTCTCACTCTCTTCCTGGTCCACCGCCTCCTCCATCAGCTTTGGGTCAAGaatctcctctttctcctgcatTTCAGGGCCTGCCTGCTCTCAACTCTGTACAGCCCCTGCAGCCGCATGGCCCGTCACCTCAGGCCCCCCAGCGACCCCCACCCTTCTTCAGGGAGTCTCAGCTCCCCCAGCCTCCTCTGTCTGGTCCACAAATCAAGCCTCCTCCCACCACTCCAATTCCACcctcacacaaacagatgccGCACCAGTCTGCTACCCCTTTCCCTCAGATGCCCTCCaatctcccccctccccctgctctAAAACCCCTTAATTCTCTGCCCAACCAGCATCCTCCGGGCGCCCCCCCTCCGCCTCTTCAGCTCATGCCGCAGCCTTTGCCAATGCAGTCACTTCCCACCCAACTTCCAGTGATCGCTCAGGTGCAGACCCACCCTGGAAAAAGCATGACTTCTTCTCACCCACCTGCTGCAGCCTCCCACCCTCTCACCTCCGTAACATCTTCTGCTATTGGCCCTGTCCCGAGCCTCCAGCCGTCATTCCCGCCACTTCCTCTGAGACCCTCGCCAAGCACCACCGCAGGAGGGCCACAAATTCAGATTAAAGAAGAGCCACTGGATGAGATAGAAGAGGCAGAGAGCCCACCGTCTCCACCTCGGAGCCCCTCGCCAGAGCCCACAGTCATCAACATGGCAAGCCATGCTAGCCAGTCTGCACG GTTTATCAAACACTTGGATCGTGGATACAATTCTTGTGCTAGAACAGACCTGTTCTTCACTCCACTGTCGGCCTCCAAGTTGGCAAAGAAACGTGAGGAGGCCATTGAAAAGTCCAGGAGGGAGGCTGAGCTCAGTGCTCGGCAAGAACgtgaaagggagaaagacagagagagagagagagaacgggaGGCAGACAGAAGTGCT AgagcctccagctcctcccaTGACAGTCGCATGAGTGAGGCTCAGATGGCGGCTCAGGGCCACGGGCGCCCCTCCTTTGAGCAGCCGCCCACCACTGTAGCCGCTGTGCCCCCCTACATCGGCCCTGATACACCTGCCCTGCGCACCCTGAGTGAATACGCCCGGCCCCACGTCATGTCGCCCACCAACCGCAACCACCCTTTCTATGTCTCTCTGGGCCCTGGAGACCCCTTGCTGGCCTACCACATGCCTGGCCTGTACAGCGCTGAACCCAGCCTCAGAGAGCGTGAGCTGAGGAAtctcagagagagggagctcCGCGAGAGGATGAAGCCTGGCTTTGAGATGAAGCCCCCAGACCTGGAAACTTTACACCCCTCAGCCAACCCCATGGAGCACTTCGCCCGACACGGGGCTATCGGCCTTCCCCACATACCCGGGCCTCCGCACCCCTTCGCAACCTTCCATCCCGGGTTGAACCACCTGGAGCGGGAGAGGATGGCCATGGCAGGACCCCAGATGCGCCCTGAGCTGAGCTACGCCGAGCGGCTCACTGCAGAGCGGCTTCACGCAGAGAGAATGGCATCTGTGGCGACTGACCCTGCCGCCAGGCTGCAGATGCTCAATGTGACGCCGCATCATCACCAGCACTCTCACATTCActcccacctccacctgcaccAACAGGATCCCCTTGGTCAAG TGTGCgatttgtgtcttcatgcaggtTCAAGCCCTCATCCTCTAGTGGACCCCCTGGCAACAGGACCACGTTTGGCCCGGTTCCCCTTCCCTGGTGGCCCAATCCCCAACCCTTTACTCAGCGATCTGCCTCATGATCACGAGATGCTGCGCCACCCTCTGTTTG GAGCTGCATATCCACGAGAGCTGCAGGGCCCGATTCCTCAGATGTCCGCTGCTCACCAGCTCCAGGCCATGCACGCTcagtctgcagagctgcagaggatgGCTATGGAGCAGCAGTGGCTGCACGGGCATCACCTGCACGGAGGGCCTCTACCGAGTCAGGAGGATTATTACAG CCGTCTGAAGAAAGAAGGTGACAAGCCATCATGA
- the rereb gene encoding arginine-glutamic acid dipeptide repeats protein isoform X4 — translation MDDLFSPRRSLNSTQGEIRVGPSHQAKLPELQPRPAPALQSQTESEELMWTPGVNDCDLLMYLRAARSMAAFAGMCDGGSTEDGCLAASRDDTTLNALNMLHASHYDAAKALQRLVKKPLPKLIEKCWSEDDVKRFIKGLRQYGKNFFRIRKDFLPSKKTGELITFYYHWKKTPEAAGTRAYRQQRRQPSSRKAKTRSVAAPVNTPSRNYSVDASSASEDDLDSEDSEQEIKSCSHCGTTTSKDWHQGGRDNPLLCTTCRTYENKHGCLPPAPKSASASFMFKPVKEEEEVNSKHGMRTRRSRAPLSSLRSGHRRLTGSPTSEDQQSSNQPSLSGATSLRSSSTDNKNESSRKTNKKIKEEVTSPKTTKRVRESPAQEPDEPEKVTAKRPKTQDPQGSRSEGEAEVEEESSSESRSAQDDGSSDTKDIDQDNRSSSPSIPSPQQGNESDSDSSAQPNGVPSEPVAPAAVLADTPVPQALPSQGPPITPQPMQSTAPADPAQSPPPPSPDPPQPAAGPSAATAGSNSRAQPGSHSLPGPPPPPSALGQESPLSPAFQGLPALNSVQPLQPHGPSPQAPQRPPPFFRESQLPQPPLSGPQIKPPPTTPIPPSHKQMPHQSATPFPQMPSNLPPPPALKPLNSLPNQHPPGAPPPPLQLMPQPLPMQSLPTQLPVIAQVQTHPGKSMTSSHPPAAASHPLTSVTSSAIGPVPSLQPSFPPLPLRPSPSTTAGGPQIQIKEEPLDEIEEAESPPSPPRSPSPEPTVINMASHASQSARFIKHLDRGYNSCARTDLFFTPLSASKLAKKREEAIEKSRREAELSARQEREREKDREREREREADRSARASSSSHDSRMSEAQMAAQGHGRPSFEQPPTTVAAVPPYIGPDTPALRTLSEYARPHVMSPTNRNHPFYVSLGPGDPLLAYHMPGLYSAEPSLRERELRNLRERELRERMKPGFEMKPPDLETLHPSANPMEHFARHGAIGLPHIPGPPHPFATFHPGLNHLERERMAMAGPQMRPELSYAERLTAERLHAERMASVATDPAARLQMLNVTPHHHQHSHIHSHLHLHQQDPLGQGSSPHPLVDPLATGPRLARFPFPGGPIPNPLLSDLPHDHEMLRHPLFGAAYPRELQGPIPQMSAAHQLQAMHAQSAELQRMAMEQQWLHGHHLHGGPLPSQEDYYSRLKKEGDKPS, via the exons ATGGACGACCTGTTCAGTCCGCGGAG gagCCTGAACAGCACTCAGGGCGAGATAAGAGTGGGACCAAGTCATCAG GCCAAACTACCAGAGTTGCAGCCGCGGCCTGCACCTGCTTTACAGTCtcagacagagagtgaggaaCTGATGTGGACGCCCGGGGTCAATGACTGTGACCTCCTCATGTACCTCAGAGCTGCCAG gagCATGGCAGCGTTTGCAGGCATGTGTGATGGTGGCTCCACAGAGGATGGATGCTTAGCAGCCTCCCGTGATGATACCACACTCAACGCTCTCAACATG CTTCATGCAAGTCATTATGATGCAGCGAAAGCTCTCCAGCGTCTGGTGAAGAAGCCCCTGCCGAAGCTTATTGAGAAATGCTGGTCAGAGGATGATGTG AAACGCTTCATAAAAGGGCTGAGACAGTATGGGAAGAATTTCTTCCGCATCCGGAAAGACTTTCTACCCAGCAAAAAGACG GGGGAGCTGATCACCTTCTATTACCACTGGAAGAAAACACCCGAGGCCGCGGGAACAAGAGCTTATCGACAGCAACGCAGACAGCCGTCCTCTCGCAAAGCCAAGACTCGCTCTGTGGCAGCTCCTGTCAACACCCCATCGCGAAATTATTCAG TGGATGCAAGTTCTGCTAGTGAGGATGATCTTGACAGTGAAGACAGTGAGCAGGAAATCAAGAGTTGCAGCCACTGTGGTACAACAA CTTCTAAGGATTGGCACCAGGGGGGAAGAGACAACCCTTTGCTGTGCACGACTTGTCGCacatatgaaaacaaacatggatgtTTGCCACCAGCTCCAAAATCTGCAAGCGCTTCATTCATGTTTAAACCtgtaaaagaggaagaagaggtgaaCAGCAAGCATGGCATGAGGACACGGCGAAGCAGAGCACCT ctgtCATCTTTAAGAAGTGGCCACAGGAGGCTCACAGGCTCCCCGACCAGTGAGGATCAGCAGTCCAGTAACCAGCCATCCCTGAGCGGAGCAACTTCTTTGAGATCATCTTCCACAGATAATAAGAATGAATCCAGCAGGAAGACAAACAAG AAGATAAAAGAGGAGGTAACGTCACCAAAGACAACAAAGCGTGTGCGGGAGAGTCCAGCTCAGGAGCCAGACGAGCCTGAAAAAGTTACAGCTAAAAGGCCGAAGACACAG GATCCGCAGGGCTCCCGGTCAGAGGGAGAGGCTGAGGTAGAGGAGGAAAGCTCTTCAGAAAGCCGCAGTGCTCAAGACGATGGCAGCAGTGACACCAAAGACATCGATCAAGACAACCGCAGCTCCTCTCCCAGCATTCCCAGCCCCCAACAGGGCAACGAGAGCGACTCTGACTCCTCTGCCCAGCCAAACGGCGTCCCATCAGAGCCTgttgctcctgctgctgtgctggcTGACACACCAGTCCCACAGGCCCTCCCCTCTCAGGGCCCTCCCATCACTCCTCAGCCAATGCAAAGCACCGCCCCCGCTGATCCTGCTCagagcccccctcctccttctccagaCCCCCCTCAGCCAGCTGCTGGTCCGTCAGCTGCCACAGCGGGCTCAAACAGCCGAGCACAGCCCGGCTCTCACTCTCTTCCTGGTCCACCGCCTCCTCCATCAGCTTTGGGTCAAGaatctcctctttctcctgcatTTCAGGGCCTGCCTGCTCTCAACTCTGTACAGCCCCTGCAGCCGCATGGCCCGTCACCTCAGGCCCCCCAGCGACCCCCACCCTTCTTCAGGGAGTCTCAGCTCCCCCAGCCTCCTCTGTCTGGTCCACAAATCAAGCCTCCTCCCACCACTCCAATTCCACcctcacacaaacagatgccGCACCAGTCTGCTACCCCTTTCCCTCAGATGCCCTCCaatctcccccctccccctgctctAAAACCCCTTAATTCTCTGCCCAACCAGCATCCTCCGGGCGCCCCCCCTCCGCCTCTTCAGCTCATGCCGCAGCCTTTGCCAATGCAGTCACTTCCCACCCAACTTCCAGTGATCGCTCAGGTGCAGACCCACCCTGGAAAAAGCATGACTTCTTCTCACCCACCTGCTGCAGCCTCCCACCCTCTCACCTCCGTAACATCTTCTGCTATTGGCCCTGTCCCGAGCCTCCAGCCGTCATTCCCGCCACTTCCTCTGAGACCCTCGCCAAGCACCACCGCAGGAGGGCCACAAATTCAGATTAAAGAAGAGCCACTGGATGAGATAGAAGAGGCAGAGAGCCCACCGTCTCCACCTCGGAGCCCCTCGCCAGAGCCCACAGTCATCAACATGGCAAGCCATGCTAGCCAGTCTGCACG GTTTATCAAACACTTGGATCGTGGATACAATTCTTGTGCTAGAACAGACCTGTTCTTCACTCCACTGTCGGCCTCCAAGTTGGCAAAGAAACGTGAGGAGGCCATTGAAAAGTCCAGGAGGGAGGCTGAGCTCAGTGCTCGGCAAGAACgtgaaagggagaaagacagagagagagagagagaacgggaGGCAGACAGAAGTGCT AgagcctccagctcctcccaTGACAGTCGCATGAGTGAGGCTCAGATGGCGGCTCAGGGCCACGGGCGCCCCTCCTTTGAGCAGCCGCCCACCACTGTAGCCGCTGTGCCCCCCTACATCGGCCCTGATACACCTGCCCTGCGCACCCTGAGTGAATACGCCCGGCCCCACGTCATGTCGCCCACCAACCGCAACCACCCTTTCTATGTCTCTCTGGGCCCTGGAGACCCCTTGCTGGCCTACCACATGCCTGGCCTGTACAGCGCTGAACCCAGCCTCAGAGAGCGTGAGCTGAGGAAtctcagagagagggagctcCGCGAGAGGATGAAGCCTGGCTTTGAGATGAAGCCCCCAGACCTGGAAACTTTACACCCCTCAGCCAACCCCATGGAGCACTTCGCCCGACACGGGGCTATCGGCCTTCCCCACATACCCGGGCCTCCGCACCCCTTCGCAACCTTCCATCCCGGGTTGAACCACCTGGAGCGGGAGAGGATGGCCATGGCAGGACCCCAGATGCGCCCTGAGCTGAGCTACGCCGAGCGGCTCACTGCAGAGCGGCTTCACGCAGAGAGAATGGCATCTGTGGCGACTGACCCTGCCGCCAGGCTGCAGATGCTCAATGTGACGCCGCATCATCACCAGCACTCTCACATTCActcccacctccacctgcaccAACAGGATCCCCTTGGTCAAG gtTCAAGCCCTCATCCTCTAGTGGACCCCCTGGCAACAGGACCACGTTTGGCCCGGTTCCCCTTCCCTGGTGGCCCAATCCCCAACCCTTTACTCAGCGATCTGCCTCATGATCACGAGATGCTGCGCCACCCTCTGTTTG GAGCTGCATATCCACGAGAGCTGCAGGGCCCGATTCCTCAGATGTCCGCTGCTCACCAGCTCCAGGCCATGCACGCTcagtctgcagagctgcagaggatgGCTATGGAGCAGCAGTGGCTGCACGGGCATCACCTGCACGGAGGGCCTCTACCGAGTCAGGAGGATTATTACAG CCGTCTGAAGAAAGAAGGTGACAAGCCATCATGA
- the rereb gene encoding arginine-glutamic acid dipeptide repeats protein isoform X1 has translation MDDLFSPRRSLNSTQGEIRVGPSHQAKLPELQPRPAPALQSQTESEELMWTPGVNDCDLLMYLRAARSMAAFAGMCDGGSTEDGCLAASRDDTTLNALNMLHASHYDAAKALQRLVKKPLPKLIEKCWSEDDVKRFIKGLRQYGKNFFRIRKDFLPSKKTGELITFYYHWKKTPEAAGTRAYRQQRRQPSSRKAKTRSVAAPVNTPSRNYSVDASSASEDDLDSEDSEQEIKSCSHCGTTTSKDWHQGGRDNPLLCTTCRTYENKHGCLPPAPKSASASFMFKPVKEEEEVNSKHGMRTRRSRAPQLSSLRSGHRRLTGSPTSEDQQSSNQPSLSGATSLRSSSTDNKNESSRKTNKKIKEEVTSPKTTKRVRESPAQEPDEPEKVTAKRPKTQDPQGSRSEGEAEVEEESSSESRSAQDDGSSDTKDIDQDNRSSSPSIPSPQQGNESDSDSSAQPNGVPSEPVAPAAVLADTPVPQALPSQGPPITPQPMQSTAPADPAQSPPPPSPDPPQPAAGPSAATAGSNSRAQPGSHSLPGPPPPPSALGQESPLSPAFQGLPALNSVQPLQPHGPSPQAPQRPPPFFRESQLPQPPLSGPQIKPPPTTPIPPSHKQMPHQSATPFPQMPSNLPPPPALKPLNSLPNQHPPGAPPPPLQLMPQPLPMQSLPTQLPVIAQVQTHPGKSMTSSHPPAAASHPLTSVTSSAIGPVPSLQPSFPPLPLRPSPSTTAGGPQIQIKEEPLDEIEEAESPPSPPRSPSPEPTVINMASHASQSARFIKHLDRGYNSCARTDLFFTPLSASKLAKKREEAIEKSRREAELSARQEREREKDREREREREADRSARASSSSHDSRMSEAQMAAQGHGRPSFEQPPTTVAAVPPYIGPDTPALRTLSEYARPHVMSPTNRNHPFYVSLGPGDPLLAYHMPGLYSAEPSLRERELRNLRERELRERMKPGFEMKPPDLETLHPSANPMEHFARHGAIGLPHIPGPPHPFATFHPGLNHLERERMAMAGPQMRPELSYAERLTAERLHAERMASVATDPAARLQMLNVTPHHHQHSHIHSHLHLHQQDPLGQVCDLCLHAGSSPHPLVDPLATGPRLARFPFPGGPIPNPLLSDLPHDHEMLRHPLFGAAYPRELQGPIPQMSAAHQLQAMHAQSAELQRMAMEQQWLHGHHLHGGPLPSQEDYYSRLKKEGDKPS, from the exons ATGGACGACCTGTTCAGTCCGCGGAG gagCCTGAACAGCACTCAGGGCGAGATAAGAGTGGGACCAAGTCATCAG GCCAAACTACCAGAGTTGCAGCCGCGGCCTGCACCTGCTTTACAGTCtcagacagagagtgaggaaCTGATGTGGACGCCCGGGGTCAATGACTGTGACCTCCTCATGTACCTCAGAGCTGCCAG gagCATGGCAGCGTTTGCAGGCATGTGTGATGGTGGCTCCACAGAGGATGGATGCTTAGCAGCCTCCCGTGATGATACCACACTCAACGCTCTCAACATG CTTCATGCAAGTCATTATGATGCAGCGAAAGCTCTCCAGCGTCTGGTGAAGAAGCCCCTGCCGAAGCTTATTGAGAAATGCTGGTCAGAGGATGATGTG AAACGCTTCATAAAAGGGCTGAGACAGTATGGGAAGAATTTCTTCCGCATCCGGAAAGACTTTCTACCCAGCAAAAAGACG GGGGAGCTGATCACCTTCTATTACCACTGGAAGAAAACACCCGAGGCCGCGGGAACAAGAGCTTATCGACAGCAACGCAGACAGCCGTCCTCTCGCAAAGCCAAGACTCGCTCTGTGGCAGCTCCTGTCAACACCCCATCGCGAAATTATTCAG TGGATGCAAGTTCTGCTAGTGAGGATGATCTTGACAGTGAAGACAGTGAGCAGGAAATCAAGAGTTGCAGCCACTGTGGTACAACAA CTTCTAAGGATTGGCACCAGGGGGGAAGAGACAACCCTTTGCTGTGCACGACTTGTCGCacatatgaaaacaaacatggatgtTTGCCACCAGCTCCAAAATCTGCAAGCGCTTCATTCATGTTTAAACCtgtaaaagaggaagaagaggtgaaCAGCAAGCATGGCATGAGGACACGGCGAAGCAGAGCACCT cagctgtCATCTTTAAGAAGTGGCCACAGGAGGCTCACAGGCTCCCCGACCAGTGAGGATCAGCAGTCCAGTAACCAGCCATCCCTGAGCGGAGCAACTTCTTTGAGATCATCTTCCACAGATAATAAGAATGAATCCAGCAGGAAGACAAACAAG AAGATAAAAGAGGAGGTAACGTCACCAAAGACAACAAAGCGTGTGCGGGAGAGTCCAGCTCAGGAGCCAGACGAGCCTGAAAAAGTTACAGCTAAAAGGCCGAAGACACAG GATCCGCAGGGCTCCCGGTCAGAGGGAGAGGCTGAGGTAGAGGAGGAAAGCTCTTCAGAAAGCCGCAGTGCTCAAGACGATGGCAGCAGTGACACCAAAGACATCGATCAAGACAACCGCAGCTCCTCTCCCAGCATTCCCAGCCCCCAACAGGGCAACGAGAGCGACTCTGACTCCTCTGCCCAGCCAAACGGCGTCCCATCAGAGCCTgttgctcctgctgctgtgctggcTGACACACCAGTCCCACAGGCCCTCCCCTCTCAGGGCCCTCCCATCACTCCTCAGCCAATGCAAAGCACCGCCCCCGCTGATCCTGCTCagagcccccctcctccttctccagaCCCCCCTCAGCCAGCTGCTGGTCCGTCAGCTGCCACAGCGGGCTCAAACAGCCGAGCACAGCCCGGCTCTCACTCTCTTCCTGGTCCACCGCCTCCTCCATCAGCTTTGGGTCAAGaatctcctctttctcctgcatTTCAGGGCCTGCCTGCTCTCAACTCTGTACAGCCCCTGCAGCCGCATGGCCCGTCACCTCAGGCCCCCCAGCGACCCCCACCCTTCTTCAGGGAGTCTCAGCTCCCCCAGCCTCCTCTGTCTGGTCCACAAATCAAGCCTCCTCCCACCACTCCAATTCCACcctcacacaaacagatgccGCACCAGTCTGCTACCCCTTTCCCTCAGATGCCCTCCaatctcccccctccccctgctctAAAACCCCTTAATTCTCTGCCCAACCAGCATCCTCCGGGCGCCCCCCCTCCGCCTCTTCAGCTCATGCCGCAGCCTTTGCCAATGCAGTCACTTCCCACCCAACTTCCAGTGATCGCTCAGGTGCAGACCCACCCTGGAAAAAGCATGACTTCTTCTCACCCACCTGCTGCAGCCTCCCACCCTCTCACCTCCGTAACATCTTCTGCTATTGGCCCTGTCCCGAGCCTCCAGCCGTCATTCCCGCCACTTCCTCTGAGACCCTCGCCAAGCACCACCGCAGGAGGGCCACAAATTCAGATTAAAGAAGAGCCACTGGATGAGATAGAAGAGGCAGAGAGCCCACCGTCTCCACCTCGGAGCCCCTCGCCAGAGCCCACAGTCATCAACATGGCAAGCCATGCTAGCCAGTCTGCACG GTTTATCAAACACTTGGATCGTGGATACAATTCTTGTGCTAGAACAGACCTGTTCTTCACTCCACTGTCGGCCTCCAAGTTGGCAAAGAAACGTGAGGAGGCCATTGAAAAGTCCAGGAGGGAGGCTGAGCTCAGTGCTCGGCAAGAACgtgaaagggagaaagacagagagagagagagagaacgggaGGCAGACAGAAGTGCT AgagcctccagctcctcccaTGACAGTCGCATGAGTGAGGCTCAGATGGCGGCTCAGGGCCACGGGCGCCCCTCCTTTGAGCAGCCGCCCACCACTGTAGCCGCTGTGCCCCCCTACATCGGCCCTGATACACCTGCCCTGCGCACCCTGAGTGAATACGCCCGGCCCCACGTCATGTCGCCCACCAACCGCAACCACCCTTTCTATGTCTCTCTGGGCCCTGGAGACCCCTTGCTGGCCTACCACATGCCTGGCCTGTACAGCGCTGAACCCAGCCTCAGAGAGCGTGAGCTGAGGAAtctcagagagagggagctcCGCGAGAGGATGAAGCCTGGCTTTGAGATGAAGCCCCCAGACCTGGAAACTTTACACCCCTCAGCCAACCCCATGGAGCACTTCGCCCGACACGGGGCTATCGGCCTTCCCCACATACCCGGGCCTCCGCACCCCTTCGCAACCTTCCATCCCGGGTTGAACCACCTGGAGCGGGAGAGGATGGCCATGGCAGGACCCCAGATGCGCCCTGAGCTGAGCTACGCCGAGCGGCTCACTGCAGAGCGGCTTCACGCAGAGAGAATGGCATCTGTGGCGACTGACCCTGCCGCCAGGCTGCAGATGCTCAATGTGACGCCGCATCATCACCAGCACTCTCACATTCActcccacctccacctgcaccAACAGGATCCCCTTGGTCAAG TGTGCgatttgtgtcttcatgcaggtTCAAGCCCTCATCCTCTAGTGGACCCCCTGGCAACAGGACCACGTTTGGCCCGGTTCCCCTTCCCTGGTGGCCCAATCCCCAACCCTTTACTCAGCGATCTGCCTCATGATCACGAGATGCTGCGCCACCCTCTGTTTG GAGCTGCATATCCACGAGAGCTGCAGGGCCCGATTCCTCAGATGTCCGCTGCTCACCAGCTCCAGGCCATGCACGCTcagtctgcagagctgcagaggatgGCTATGGAGCAGCAGTGGCTGCACGGGCATCACCTGCACGGAGGGCCTCTACCGAGTCAGGAGGATTATTACAG CCGTCTGAAGAAAGAAGGTGACAAGCCATCATGA